One stretch of Garciella nitratireducens DSM 15102 DNA includes these proteins:
- the hpt gene encoding hypoxanthine phosphoribosyltransferase, with protein MTIMNKDVKKVLIDQETLQSRIKELGKEISKDYIAKDLLLICVLKGAVLFMADLAQNIEVPLEMDFMAISSYGNSTESSGVVRIVKDLETSIEGRDLLIVEDIVDSGLTLSYLSELLKGRGVRSLKICTLLEKPARKATDITIDYVGFQVPDEFVVGYGLDYAEKYRNLPYIGVLKEEVYQQNN; from the coding sequence ATGACAATCATGAATAAAGATGTGAAAAAGGTTTTGATTGATCAAGAAACATTACAGAGTCGAATCAAAGAGTTAGGAAAAGAAATTTCTAAAGATTATATTGCTAAGGATTTGTTATTGATTTGTGTGTTAAAAGGAGCTGTATTATTTATGGCGGATTTAGCACAAAATATAGAGGTTCCTTTGGAAATGGATTTTATGGCAATATCTAGTTATGGTAATTCTACAGAATCATCAGGAGTGGTAAGGATTGTAAAAGATTTAGAAACAAGCATTGAAGGTAGAGATCTTTTAATTGTGGAAGATATTGTAGACAGTGGATTAACATTAAGTTATTTAAGTGAATTATTAAAAGGGAGAGGAGTAAGAAGTTTGAAAATATGCACCTTATTAGAAAAACCTGCTAGAAAAGCGACTGATATTACGATTGATTATGTAGGATTTCAAGTTCCTGATGAATTTGTGGTGGGATATGGTTTAGATTATGCAGAAAAATATAGAAATTTACCTTATATAGGTGTATTAAAAGAGGAAGTATATCAACAAAACAATTAA
- the ftsH gene encoding ATP-dependent zinc metalloprotease FtsH, producing MGKFFKMISFYLIILIVIVAMVQLFGTETTDTTTLRYDELLKNIEAGNIKELVVDEYSVTGTMTNGAAFESIIPPQSIFIQLPEVHKAITAGTIQKVDINPPSENPWWASLLPTIFLVLLMVVFFFIFSQQSQGGGNKVMTFGKSKAKLHTDDKRKVTFDDVAGADEEKEELIEIVEFLKSPRKFMELGARIPKGVLLVGPPGTGKTLLARAVAGEAGVPFFSISGSDFVEMFVGVGASRVRDLFENAKKNSPCIVFIDEIDAVGRQRGAGLGGGHDEREQTLNQLLVEMDGFGINEGIIIIAATNRPDILDPALLRPGRFDRQIPVGRPDIKGREEILKVHAKGKPLEPEVDLRTIAKGTPGFTGADLENVLNEAALLAARRNKKTIGMREIEDAVTRVIAGPEKKSRVVSEKDRKLTAYHEAGHAVVMHLLPHGDPVHEISIIPRGMAGGYTLSLPEHEKNYMAKSELEEEIIGLLGGRVAEKLVLNDISTGASNDLERATSIARKMITEYGMSENLGPMTFGNKQEEVFLGRDFARSRNYSEEVAAAIDKEMRRVIDDAYQAAQDLLQKNIDKLHKVAERLLEKEKIDRNEFLEIFDSV from the coding sequence TTGGGAAAGTTTTTTAAAATGATTAGTTTTTATCTAATCATACTCATCGTTATTGTAGCAATGGTTCAACTTTTTGGAACGGAAACAACTGATACCACTACATTACGTTATGATGAGCTTTTAAAAAATATAGAAGCTGGTAATATCAAAGAACTGGTAGTAGATGAATATTCGGTGACAGGGACTATGACAAATGGTGCTGCGTTTGAGAGTATTATTCCTCCCCAATCTATATTTATTCAACTACCAGAAGTTCATAAGGCGATAACTGCAGGAACCATTCAAAAGGTTGATATTAATCCACCATCAGAGAATCCATGGTGGGCATCGTTACTACCAACTATATTTTTGGTTTTATTAATGGTGGTATTTTTCTTCATATTTTCTCAACAATCCCAAGGGGGAGGAAATAAAGTAATGACCTTTGGGAAGAGTAAAGCAAAGCTTCATACAGATGATAAAAGAAAAGTTACTTTTGATGATGTAGCGGGAGCTGATGAAGAGAAGGAAGAATTGATTGAGATTGTTGAGTTTTTAAAATCTCCAAGAAAATTTATGGAATTGGGAGCAAGAATACCAAAAGGAGTTTTATTAGTAGGACCTCCTGGGACTGGAAAAACTTTATTAGCAAGGGCTGTAGCAGGAGAAGCAGGAGTACCTTTCTTTAGTATTAGTGGTTCTGATTTTGTAGAAATGTTTGTAGGTGTCGGAGCATCAAGAGTAAGGGATTTATTTGAAAATGCTAAGAAAAATTCTCCTTGTATTGTATTTATTGATGAGATTGATGCAGTAGGAAGACAGAGGGGTGCTGGTTTAGGAGGAGGACATGATGAAAGAGAACAAACCTTGAATCAATTACTCGTGGAGATGGATGGTTTTGGAATAAATGAAGGAATTATTATTATTGCTGCGACTAACAGACCTGATATTCTCGATCCTGCTCTATTAAGACCAGGAAGATTTGATAGACAGATTCCTGTAGGCAGACCTGATATTAAAGGAAGAGAAGAAATTCTTAAAGTACATGCTAAAGGAAAACCATTAGAACCCGAAGTAGATTTAAGAACAATTGCAAAGGGAACTCCAGGATTTACAGGAGCAGATTTGGAAAATGTTTTAAATGAAGCAGCTTTATTGGCGGCTCGTAGAAATAAAAAAACCATTGGCATGAGGGAGATAGAAGATGCAGTAACTAGAGTAATTGCGGGGCCAGAAAAGAAAAGCAGAGTAGTTAGTGAAAAAGATAGAAAATTAACGGCTTATCATGAAGCAGGTCATGCTGTAGTTATGCATTTATTACCTCATGGGGATCCCGTTCATGAAATTTCTATTATTCCTAGAGGGATGGCAGGAGGATATACTTTATCCCTACCAGAGCATGAAAAGAATTATATGGCCAAGTCAGAATTAGAAGAAGAAATTATAGGATTATTGGGAGGACGGGTTGCAGAAAAACTGGTATTAAATGATATTAGTACAGGTGCTTCCAATGATTTGGAAAGAGCTACTTCTATTGCTCGAAAAATGATTACAGAATATGGAATGAGTGAAAACCTTGGACCAATGACTTTTGGAAATAAACAAGAGGAAGTATTTCTAGGTAGGGATTTTGCCAGAAGTAGAAATTATAGTGAAGAAGTTGCTGCTGCTATTGATAAAGAAATGAGAAGAGTTATTGATGACGCATATCAAGCCGCTCAAGATTTATTACAAAAAAATATTGATAAACTTCATAAAGTAGCAGAAAGACTTTTAGAAAAAGAAAAAATTGATCGTAATGAATTCTTAGAAATTTTTGATAGTGTATAA
- a CDS encoding thioesterase family protein encodes MDFNLKEGLKAKAEMTVTDKDTALSFGSGEVKVFATPVMIGLMENASLKAVDKLLPQGHATVGTYLEVRHLSATPVGMKVTAQAELVKIEGRTLIFQVEVYDEVEKIGEGIHHRFIVPLENFIEKCNDKLKK; translated from the coding sequence ATGGATTTTAATTTAAAAGAAGGTCTTAAAGCAAAAGCAGAAATGACAGTAACGGATAAGGATACAGCTTTATCTTTTGGAAGCGGTGAAGTAAAGGTTTTTGCAACGCCTGTTATGATAGGTCTCATGGAAAATGCTTCTTTAAAAGCAGTGGATAAGTTATTACCTCAAGGACATGCTACAGTAGGTACTTATTTAGAGGTGAGGCATTTGTCAGCTACACCTGTAGGGATGAAAGTAACAGCACAAGCTGAGCTAGTAAAAATAGAAGGACGGACTCTTATTTTTCAAGTAGAGGTGTATGATGAAGTAGAAAAAATAGGAGAGGGAATTCACCATCGATTTATTGTACCTTTGGAAAATTTTATAGAAAAATGTAATGACAAATTAAAGAAATGA
- a CDS encoding formate--tetrahydrofolate ligase: MKTDIEIAQETKMDCIVKIAKQLGLEEEDLELYGKYKAKISPVVWEKVKDNPDGKLILVTAINPTPAGEGKSTTTVGLGDALRQIGKKSCICLREPSLGPVFGIKGGAAGGGYAQVIPMEDINLHFTGDMHAITAANNLLSASIDNHIHQGNSLQIDVRKILWKRAVDMNDRALRNIVVGLGGKANGVPREDSFQISVASEIMAILCLSTDLMDLKRRIGNIIIGYDIHNKPVRAKQLKVEGAITLLLKDAIKPNLVQTLENTPAFIHGGPFANIAHGCNSIMATKYALKLSDYVVTEAGFGADLGAEKFFDIKCRYGNLKPDGVVLVATIRALKMHGGCCKTSLDKENLESLEKGLANLEKQIENIEKYGIPVVVAINVFLSDTQNEIAMVEEKCNQLGVEVAPCEVWEKGGKGGVELANKVVKMIEQNSSEFKVLYDEKRPIKEKIEIITKEIYGGEGVEYSNKAEKAIKELEENQLADLPVCMAKTQYSLSDDPSKLGRPTGFKINVKDVRVSAGAGFIVVYTGDIMTMPGLPKIPSAEKIDIDKNGKIVGLF, from the coding sequence TTGAAAACTGACATAGAAATTGCGCAAGAAACAAAAATGGATTGTATTGTGAAAATTGCAAAACAATTAGGGTTAGAAGAGGAGGATTTAGAGCTTTATGGAAAATATAAAGCTAAAATTTCTCCAGTAGTATGGGAAAAAGTGAAAGATAATCCTGATGGAAAATTAATTTTGGTAACTGCAATCAATCCTACTCCAGCAGGAGAAGGAAAATCTACTACAACGGTTGGATTAGGAGATGCTTTAAGACAAATTGGGAAAAAATCTTGTATCTGCTTGAGAGAGCCTTCTCTAGGGCCGGTTTTTGGGATAAAAGGAGGAGCCGCAGGAGGAGGATATGCCCAAGTAATTCCTATGGAGGATATTAATCTTCATTTTACAGGAGATATGCATGCTATTACAGCCGCTAATAATCTACTATCCGCTAGTATTGATAACCATATTCATCAAGGAAATTCTCTTCAAATTGATGTAAGGAAAATTTTATGGAAAAGAGCAGTAGATATGAACGATCGAGCACTGAGAAATATTGTAGTGGGGTTAGGGGGAAAAGCCAATGGAGTACCTAGAGAAGATAGCTTTCAAATTAGTGTAGCTTCTGAAATTATGGCGATACTATGTCTATCTACCGATCTAATGGATTTAAAGAGAAGAATTGGGAATATTATTATAGGTTATGATATTCATAATAAGCCGGTAAGGGCAAAACAATTAAAAGTAGAAGGAGCTATCACTCTTCTTTTGAAAGATGCTATAAAACCCAATTTAGTACAAACCTTAGAAAATACTCCCGCCTTTATTCATGGAGGACCCTTTGCTAATATTGCTCATGGATGCAATAGTATTATGGCGACCAAATATGCTCTAAAGCTTTCTGATTATGTAGTAACGGAAGCAGGATTTGGTGCTGATTTAGGAGCAGAAAAATTCTTTGATATCAAATGTCGCTATGGGAATCTAAAACCTGATGGAGTAGTATTGGTAGCCACTATAAGAGCTTTAAAGATGCATGGAGGTTGTTGTAAAACTTCTTTAGACAAAGAAAATCTAGAAAGTTTAGAGAAAGGGTTAGCAAATTTAGAAAAGCAAATTGAAAATATTGAAAAATATGGAATTCCTGTGGTAGTTGCTATTAATGTTTTTCTTTCTGATACCCAAAATGAAATTGCTATGGTGGAAGAAAAATGTAACCAATTAGGAGTAGAAGTAGCTCCTTGTGAGGTATGGGAAAAAGGAGGAAAAGGAGGAGTAGAATTAGCTAATAAAGTGGTAAAAATGATAGAACAAAATTCTTCTGAATTTAAAGTTCTGTATGATGAAAAACGTCCTATCAAAGAAAAAATTGAGATCATTACAAAAGAAATTTATGGAGGAGAAGGAGTAGAATATAGCAATAAGGCAGAAAAAGCCATCAAAGAATTAGAAGAAAATCAACTAGCAGATCTTCCAGTATGTATGGCAAAAACGCAATATTCTCTATCTGACGATCCAAGTAAGTTAGGAAGACCTACAGGATTTAAAATCAATGTAAAAGATGTAAGAGTTTCTGCAGGAGCAGGGTTTATTGTAGTTTATACTGGAGATATTATGACCATGCCAGGACTTCCTAAGATTCCTTCGGCAGAAAAAATAGATATTGATAAAAATGGAAAAATTGTAGGACTATTTTAA
- a CDS encoding HAD family hydrolase: MKQVNFVIFDMDGLLLDTERIFFRAFQRAAKKLGYNFSFDTYLKVVGVTDEIGKQILSEIYGENSNILHAFYHYQEEFHNIVKEEGITVKPGAQKLLNVLDKKGIKRCIASSSPMKIIKKNLELTGLHEQFDFYVSGTEVKKGKPYPDIFLKALERANVSSEFALVLEDSCHGLQAAVSANIQCILIPDLIQPTKKMKYQAYRICTDLGEVADLLLKE; encoded by the coding sequence ATGAAACAGGTGAATTTTGTTATTTTTGATATGGATGGTCTTTTATTAGATACCGAGCGAATTTTTTTTCGTGCCTTTCAAAGAGCCGCAAAAAAATTAGGATATAATTTCTCTTTTGATACTTATCTAAAAGTAGTTGGCGTCACAGACGAAATAGGAAAACAAATACTAAGTGAAATATACGGAGAAAACTCGAATATTTTACACGCCTTCTATCATTATCAAGAAGAATTTCATAACATTGTTAAAGAAGAAGGTATTACGGTTAAACCAGGTGCTCAAAAATTATTAAACGTTCTTGATAAAAAGGGAATAAAGAGGTGTATTGCCTCCTCCAGTCCAATGAAAATCATTAAAAAAAATCTTGAATTGACAGGACTTCACGAGCAATTCGATTTTTATGTCAGCGGAACAGAAGTAAAAAAAGGGAAACCCTATCCTGATATCTTTCTTAAAGCATTGGAGCGAGCCAATGTCAGTTCAGAATTTGCACTGGTATTAGAAGATTCTTGCCATGGATTGCAAGCTGCCGTAAGTGCTAATATTCAATGTATCCTAATTCCTGATTTAATTCAACCTACAAAAAAAATGAAATATCAAGCATATCGAATTTGTACAGATTTAGGAGAAGTTGCAGATTTACTCTTAAAAGAGTAA
- a CDS encoding BglG family transcription antiterminator — MRNKQTHRQKDLLKILILNKEKTFRVQELSNLLNCGEKTIRNDLDKIEKFIKDYPSIKLLRKPGIGISISIGEEDQSAIFEKILNATESENEEERIVEIAYKLLVTRKPITLQSFANKYFLPKSTIKKDLKIISDWLTKYNLILISKPRFGNKIVGEELDKRNALARLYELNNHSYFSGNYYVLDLFIPYEIQAVKKALLEMAKKFSLCFSDNTMDGLLVHVLIMIKRTMQKSPVAIPESEKIEGMNRLEYPYAQFLLERLEKIFKLRFPEEELIYFTWHLASSKFQSNEVDYLSSHKQLKDIVHQMIQKMEKLTIYHFSTDRILFRSLSIHMHAVLNRLKYGFPITNPLLSDIKKMYPYMFNMIFFVINNIQWIQNLPEDEVAYIVLHFQASIERMEGKMVKKRAIIVCHLGIGISHLLEAKIKQHFYEIDILACVSKSEIYDSIQKMHPDFIISTILIKDAPIPSFIISPLFEEKDKRKLEEFIEKIHRNRWGQEINDILISILQRDLFFPNIKKQHRYEVVEMLSQILVSKGFVNEKFVSSAVKREKQSATAIGGGIAIPHGSPSFIHETAIAVAILKEPIEWGNELVSIVFLLAFKEQDPVIIKKIMAAIAALSEFPLQAQKLQSANDFDEFLKLLRQTNQ; from the coding sequence ATGAGAAACAAACAAACGCATAGACAAAAAGATTTATTAAAAATATTAATTTTAAACAAAGAAAAGACATTTCGAGTTCAAGAATTATCTAATTTATTGAATTGTGGAGAAAAAACTATTCGAAATGATTTAGATAAAATCGAAAAATTTATTAAAGATTATCCGAGTATTAAACTTCTACGAAAACCAGGAATTGGGATTTCTATTTCAATAGGTGAAGAAGATCAATCAGCAATTTTTGAAAAAATATTAAATGCAACAGAATCAGAAAATGAGGAAGAGCGGATTGTTGAAATTGCTTATAAATTATTGGTAACTAGAAAACCTATTACTTTACAGAGTTTTGCTAATAAATATTTTTTACCCAAATCAACAATAAAAAAAGATTTAAAGATTATTTCTGATTGGCTTACTAAGTACAACTTAATTCTTATTTCCAAACCACGTTTTGGAAATAAGATTGTGGGAGAAGAACTTGATAAACGAAATGCACTTGCTAGATTATATGAATTAAATAATCATTCTTATTTTTCTGGAAATTATTATGTTTTGGATTTGTTTATTCCTTATGAAATTCAAGCTGTAAAAAAGGCCCTTTTAGAAATGGCTAAGAAATTTTCATTGTGTTTTTCCGATAATACAATGGATGGTCTTCTTGTTCATGTATTGATTATGATTAAACGTACTATGCAAAAATCCCCTGTAGCTATCCCCGAATCAGAAAAAATAGAGGGAATGAATAGATTAGAGTATCCCTATGCACAGTTTTTATTAGAACGATTAGAAAAAATATTTAAACTTCGATTTCCCGAAGAGGAACTTATTTATTTTACATGGCATTTAGCTAGTAGCAAATTTCAAAGTAATGAAGTCGATTATTTATCTAGTCATAAGCAATTAAAGGATATAGTACATCAGATGATTCAAAAGATGGAAAAGTTGACGATATATCACTTTAGTACAGATAGGATTTTGTTTAGGAGTTTGTCTATTCATATGCATGCTGTATTAAATCGATTAAAGTATGGATTTCCTATTACCAATCCGCTTCTTTCCGATATAAAAAAAATGTATCCATATATGTTTAATATGATATTTTTCGTTATTAATAATATTCAATGGATTCAAAATTTACCAGAAGACGAGGTAGCTTATATTGTATTACATTTTCAAGCTTCCATTGAACGAATGGAAGGTAAAATGGTAAAAAAAAGAGCTATCATTGTTTGTCATCTAGGAATTGGAATTTCTCATTTATTAGAAGCTAAAATCAAACAGCATTTTTATGAAATAGATATCCTTGCTTGTGTAAGTAAATCTGAAATATACGATAGCATACAAAAGATGCATCCAGATTTTATTATTTCAACCATATTGATTAAAGATGCTCCCATACCTTCTTTTATAATCTCTCCTTTATTTGAGGAGAAAGATAAGAGAAAATTAGAAGAATTTATTGAAAAAATTCATCGAAATCGGTGGGGACAAGAAATAAATGATATTTTAATTTCTATTCTTCAGAGAGATTTATTTTTTCCAAATATTAAAAAGCAACATCGCTATGAAGTAGTAGAAATGTTAAGTCAAATTTTAGTATCAAAAGGATTTGTAAATGAAAAATTTGTTTCTAGTGCTGTTAAACGGGAAAAACAGTCAGCAACAGCTATAGGGGGAGGAATTGCGATTCCCCATGGGAGTCCTTCTTTTATTCATGAAACAGCTATTGCAGTTGCGATATTAAAGGAACCCATTGAATGGGGAAATGAATTGGTTTCTATTGTTTTTTTACTAGCATTTAAGGAACAAGACCCAGTAATAATAAAAAAGATAATGGCAGCTATAGCAGCATTAAGTGAATTTCCTTTGCAAGCACAAAAATTACAAAGTGCGAATGATTTTGATGAATTTCTTAAATTATTGCGACAGACCAATCAATGA
- a CDS encoding PTS fructose transporter subunit IIABC gives MAKTKILAVTACPVGIAHTYMAAESLQKAAESLGVDIKVETQGSIGVENLLTEEDIAQADGIIIAADKEVSKDRFAGKKVIITGVQDGIHKAEELIQQIQKGEVPVYKPELATKMAVKAKNSENPIYKHLMSGVSYMVPFIVVGGLLIALALTLGGEQTPSGIIVPENSIWKNIESIGATSFMFMVPILAGFIAVSIADRPGLVPGMIGGYIAANGSFYGSTAGAGFIGGIIAGFLAGYVALTIKKIQVPKAVQSVMPIIFIPIISSAIVGLLFIYVIGAPVAKIFDMLTTWLAGMQGGSSIILAMILGAMIAFDMGGPLNKVAFLFGSAMIAEGNYEIMGPIAVAICIPPIGLGLATFIKKEKFSQTEIEAGKASFTMGLFGITEGAIPFAAQDPLRVIPSIVVGSMVGSVIAMIANVGGRVAHGGPIVAVLGGIDNVLMFFVSVIIGSMITALLVITLKKDSKKSSIPLATATTPIDNVPTEKVNKKIEKEIDLNHLEIKKLTDLISLDLIEPNLEGTTREEIIDELIEKLDESGILTSKQQFRQAILTREKEGTTGIGMNIAIPHGKTNAVKRPAIAFGIKRDGVDWKSLDGSVSKLIFMIAVPESGAGDMHLKILQMISRKLMNEEFRNQLLNIKTKREALELLKTI, from the coding sequence ATGGCAAAGACAAAAATCTTGGCTGTTACTGCTTGTCCGGTTGGAATTGCTCATACGTATATGGCTGCAGAAAGCTTACAAAAAGCAGCAGAGAGTTTGGGTGTCGATATAAAAGTAGAAACACAAGGTTCGATAGGTGTAGAAAATCTATTAACGGAAGAAGATATTGCACAAGCGGATGGAATTATTATAGCAGCAGATAAAGAAGTTTCAAAGGATCGTTTTGCAGGGAAAAAAGTCATTATCACGGGAGTACAAGATGGAATTCATAAAGCAGAAGAATTAATCCAACAAATACAAAAGGGAGAGGTTCCTGTTTATAAACCAGAATTAGCTACTAAGATGGCTGTAAAAGCGAAAAATTCAGAAAATCCTATATACAAACATTTGATGAGCGGTGTTTCATATATGGTTCCTTTTATTGTTGTGGGAGGATTATTGATTGCTTTAGCATTAACATTGGGTGGGGAGCAAACACCTAGTGGTATCATTGTTCCGGAAAATTCCATATGGAAGAATATTGAAAGTATTGGAGCAACATCTTTTATGTTTATGGTTCCTATTTTAGCGGGTTTCATAGCAGTAAGTATTGCGGATCGTCCAGGTCTTGTACCTGGAATGATTGGTGGATATATTGCAGCAAATGGAAGTTTTTATGGAAGTACAGCAGGTGCAGGGTTTATTGGTGGAATTATCGCAGGATTTTTGGCTGGGTATGTAGCTTTGACAATTAAAAAAATTCAAGTACCAAAAGCGGTTCAATCTGTTATGCCGATTATTTTTATACCAATTATTTCTAGTGCAATTGTTGGATTATTATTTATTTATGTGATTGGGGCTCCAGTTGCAAAAATATTTGATATGTTGACAACATGGTTAGCTGGTATGCAAGGTGGTAGTTCTATTATTTTGGCAATGATATTGGGTGCTATGATTGCTTTTGACATGGGAGGCCCTTTAAATAAAGTAGCATTTTTATTTGGATCGGCGATGATTGCTGAAGGAAACTATGAAATTATGGGACCAATTGCTGTTGCTATTTGTATCCCACCAATCGGTTTAGGTCTAGCTACTTTTATAAAAAAAGAGAAATTTAGTCAAACCGAGATAGAGGCAGGAAAAGCATCTTTTACAATGGGCTTATTTGGGATTACAGAAGGTGCTATACCATTTGCAGCACAAGATCCTCTACGGGTTATACCGAGTATTGTTGTCGGATCTATGGTAGGCTCTGTTATTGCAATGATTGCTAATGTAGGGGGTCGAGTTGCTCATGGAGGTCCTATTGTTGCAGTTTTAGGTGGCATAGATAATGTATTAATGTTTTTTGTGTCAGTTATAATTGGTTCTATGATAACTGCATTGCTTGTTATTACCTTAAAGAAAGATAGTAAAAAAAGCTCTATTCCATTGGCTACAGCAACTACTCCAATAGATAATGTTCCAACAGAAAAGGTGAATAAAAAAATAGAAAAAGAGATAGATTTAAATCATTTAGAAATCAAAAAATTAACAGATCTTATTAGTTTGGATTTAATTGAACCTAATTTAGAAGGGACAACTCGTGAAGAGATTATTGATGAACTGATTGAAAAATTAGATGAATCTGGTATTTTGACGTCAAAACAACAATTTAGACAAGCTATTTTAACTCGAGAAAAAGAGGGAACTACAGGTATTGGCATGAACATTGCAATTCCTCATGGCAAAACGAATGCTGTAAAACGTCCAGCTATTGCATTTGGAATTAAACGAGATGGAGTAGATTGGAAGAGTTTAGATGGTTCTGTTTCAAAACTAATTTTTATGATTGCTGTTCCTGAATCAGGAGCAGGGGATATGCATTTAAAAATTTTACAAATGATTTCAAGAAAATTAATGAATGAAGAGTTTAGAAATCAATTATTAAATATAAAAACTAAAAGAGAAGCATTAGAATTGTTAAAAACTATATAA
- a CDS encoding gamma carbonic anhydrase family protein — MIKKFQGILPEIHSKAYIAEGGQVIGKVKMKEFSSIWYNAVVRGDVNRIEIGRYTNVQDNSVVHVADEYPTIIGDYVTIGHGAILHGCKVEEHCLIGMGAVVLNGVEIGKGSIIAAGAVIKEGTKIPPYSLAVGVPARIVKTLPEKIDSIHAQALKYKTLWTEDYGILPNADGEKYSGGEII; from the coding sequence TTGATAAAAAAATTTCAAGGAATTTTACCAGAGATACATTCTAAAGCTTATATTGCAGAAGGAGGGCAGGTAATAGGAAAAGTAAAAATGAAAGAATTTAGTAGCATTTGGTATAATGCTGTTGTAAGAGGAGATGTAAACAGAATAGAAATTGGAAGATATACTAATGTTCAGGATAATAGTGTAGTCCATGTAGCTGATGAATATCCTACTATTATAGGAGATTATGTTACCATAGGACATGGGGCAATTCTCCATGGATGTAAAGTAGAAGAACATTGTCTTATTGGTATGGGAGCTGTAGTCTTAAATGGGGTAGAGATAGGAAAGGGAAGCATTATTGCTGCAGGAGCAGTTATAAAAGAAGGCACAAAGATACCACCTTATTCATTAGCAGTAGGAGTACCAGCAAGAATTGTTAAAACTTTACCAGAAAAAATAGATTCAATCCATGCGCAAGCTTTAAAATATAAAACATTATGGACAGAAGACTATGGCATTTTACCAAATGCAGATGGAGAAAAATATAGTGGAGGTGAAATTATATAG